The following proteins are co-located in the Micromonospora coriariae genome:
- a CDS encoding zinc ribbon domain-containing protein, producing the protein MKADPQVQRRLLDLQAIDTNLAQLAHRRRSLPERAELEALARELSSLEDERVRAQVAVDDLDRDIARLEKDVDQVRARKEKDQNRLAAGTGPARELEALQHELVSLNRRQGDLEDAELELMEQRETAQSVLDGVEQRLAETREKRAATEQRRDEALAEIAKEEEFKRGARQPLAADLPSELVTLYDKIRQDTGLGAALLTAGRCGGCRLELSGADLARIRKAAPDDVVRCEDCRRIMVRTNESGL; encoded by the coding sequence GTGAAGGCTGACCCCCAGGTGCAGCGCCGCCTGCTCGACCTCCAGGCGATCGACACCAACCTCGCTCAGCTCGCCCACCGCCGGCGTTCGCTGCCCGAGCGGGCGGAGCTGGAGGCGCTGGCCCGGGAGCTGTCGTCGCTCGAGGACGAGCGGGTCCGCGCCCAGGTGGCGGTCGACGACCTGGACCGCGACATCGCCCGGCTGGAGAAGGACGTCGACCAGGTTCGGGCCCGTAAGGAGAAGGACCAGAACCGGCTGGCCGCCGGCACCGGGCCGGCCCGGGAGCTGGAGGCGCTCCAGCACGAGCTGGTCTCGCTGAACCGGCGCCAGGGCGACCTGGAGGACGCCGAGCTGGAGCTGATGGAGCAGCGGGAGACCGCGCAGAGCGTGCTGGACGGCGTGGAGCAGCGGCTCGCCGAGACCCGGGAGAAGCGGGCCGCCACCGAGCAGCGCCGGGACGAGGCGCTGGCCGAGATCGCCAAGGAGGAGGAGTTCAAGCGGGGCGCCCGTCAGCCACTCGCCGCCGACCTCCCGAGCGAGCTGGTCACCCTCTACGACAAGATCCGCCAGGACACCGGGCTGGGCGCCGCGCTGCTCACCGCGGGTCGCTGCGGCGGCTGCCGGTTGGAGCTCTCCGGCGCCGACCTGGCCCGGATCCGCAAGGCCGCCCCGGACGACGTGGTCCGCTGCGAGGACTGCCGGCGGATCATGGTCCGCACCAACGAGTCGGGTCTGTAG
- a CDS encoding flavoprotein: MAGSQRTSGHREVLYVIACGSPLARHVGRLVDLAQQDGWEVCVITTPDGAKFVDRSALIRQTGHPVRTHYKNPGDPDVLPPADAMIVCPATVNTVNKWAAGIADTLALGLLVEAQGKGVPIVAVPYTNAAMAAHPAFRAGIARLAEWGVTVLFGDHVVALHPPGSGEQHLHAFPWQMPLAALLAGSRSAA, from the coding sequence ATGGCCGGTTCACAGCGCACCAGCGGGCACCGCGAGGTGCTCTACGTCATCGCCTGCGGTTCGCCGCTGGCCCGGCACGTCGGCCGCCTGGTCGACCTTGCCCAGCAGGACGGCTGGGAGGTCTGCGTGATCACCACGCCGGACGGCGCCAAGTTCGTCGACAGGTCCGCCCTGATCCGGCAGACGGGCCACCCGGTGCGGACGCACTACAAGAACCCCGGTGACCCGGACGTGCTGCCGCCAGCCGACGCCATGATCGTCTGTCCGGCCACCGTGAACACGGTCAACAAGTGGGCGGCCGGGATCGCCGACACCCTCGCGCTCGGTCTGCTGGTCGAGGCGCAGGGCAAGGGCGTCCCCATCGTGGCGGTGCCGTACACCAACGCCGCGATGGCCGCCCACCCGGCGTTCCGGGCCGGCATTGCCCGGCTGGCCGAATGGGGGGTCACTGTGCTCTTCGGCGATCACGTGGTCGCCCTGCACCCGCCGGGATCTGGCGAGCAGCACCTGCACGCGTTCCCGTGGCAGATGCCGCTGGCCGCACTGCTCGCCGGCTCGCGCAGCGCCGCCTGA
- a CDS encoding FAD:protein FMN transferase, whose amino-acid sequence MGTAITLDLADDLPPATLHELADQVFTWMREVDARFSTYRADSEVSSFDRGEVLLSEASEDLRFVLEACADLWGATDGFFDAYATGGLDPSGFVKGWAAQVASDRLLAAGAANHCVNAGGDVRVRGCSPSGEPWRIGIRHPWDAMATCLVLTGTDLAVATSGVYERGRHVLDPRRGAPAGGLRSVTVVGTDLGVADAYATAALAMGVAGIGWLDRLADHTHAVITDDAYQFHSANLPLTD is encoded by the coding sequence ATGGGTACGGCGATCACCCTGGACCTCGCCGACGACCTGCCGCCGGCGACGCTGCACGAGCTGGCCGATCAGGTCTTCACCTGGATGCGCGAGGTGGACGCCCGGTTCAGCACGTACCGGGCGGACAGCGAGGTGAGCAGCTTCGACCGGGGCGAGGTGCTGCTCTCCGAGGCGTCGGAGGACCTGCGGTTCGTGCTGGAGGCCTGCGCCGACCTGTGGGGCGCCACCGACGGGTTCTTCGACGCGTACGCCACCGGCGGGCTCGACCCGTCGGGGTTCGTCAAGGGCTGGGCGGCGCAGGTCGCCTCGGACCGGCTGCTCGCGGCCGGCGCGGCGAACCACTGCGTGAACGCCGGCGGGGACGTGCGGGTGCGCGGCTGCTCCCCGTCGGGGGAGCCGTGGCGGATCGGCATCCGGCACCCGTGGGACGCGATGGCGACCTGCCTGGTGCTCACCGGGACCGACCTGGCCGTGGCCACCTCCGGTGTCTACGAGCGCGGCCGGCACGTGCTGGACCCACGCCGGGGCGCCCCGGCCGGTGGGCTGCGTTCGGTCACTGTGGTCGGCACCGACCTCGGGGTGGCCGACGCGTACGCCACCGCGGCCCTGGCCATGGGGGTCGCCGGCATCGGCTGGCTGGACCGGCTCGCCGACCACACCCACGCCGTCATCACCGACGACGCGTACCAGTTCCACTCCGCCAACCTGCCCCTGACGGACTAG
- a CDS encoding helix-turn-helix domain-containing protein translates to MDELPIGRRVAYWRGRRKMSQQVFADRLGKSKSWVDKVERGVRRLDKFSVLYEIADILQVDVQLLMGKDPERRTDALNCIDQVEVQEIRAALERYDSMSAYFDAAPYPPPLDDMRKAVNHAWLTYQYGRYGMLTRALPKLLRDAQAADAGYGGEQAPEAAHLLGQVYQIASSVLRKLGECELAWLAADRSMAVAQRADDPLLAGIATTRVCNALVAMGRARPALELNVTIANRLAPGGGNDATAARLSVYGMLLLQGAMAASRIGDSATVDDLINGAEEAATLLGGDHNHYWTSFGPTNVELHRAAAAVELGDGGRAVEVHQLRIVEPSFNALLPERRAHHLLDIARGFAQVGDVANAGEMLLRGDRLAPSEIRCRPIAHEVMSDILRRTRGAPPSPVAELAEHMGVGV, encoded by the coding sequence ATGGACGAGCTACCCATAGGGCGGCGAGTGGCCTACTGGCGGGGGCGACGCAAGATGTCGCAGCAGGTCTTCGCGGACCGGTTGGGCAAGTCGAAGAGCTGGGTGGACAAGGTCGAGCGCGGCGTCCGTCGGTTGGACAAGTTCTCGGTCCTCTACGAGATCGCCGACATCCTCCAGGTGGACGTGCAGCTGCTGATGGGCAAGGACCCGGAGCGGCGGACCGACGCGTTGAACTGCATCGACCAGGTCGAGGTGCAGGAGATCAGGGCCGCGCTGGAGCGGTACGACTCGATGAGCGCGTACTTCGACGCGGCACCGTACCCGCCCCCGCTGGACGACATGCGCAAGGCCGTCAACCACGCCTGGCTCACCTACCAGTACGGCCGCTACGGGATGCTCACCCGGGCGCTGCCGAAGCTGCTGCGCGACGCTCAGGCGGCCGACGCCGGCTACGGTGGCGAGCAGGCCCCGGAGGCGGCCCACCTGCTCGGGCAGGTCTACCAGATCGCGTCCTCGGTGCTGCGCAAGCTCGGCGAGTGCGAGCTGGCCTGGCTGGCCGCGGACCGCTCGATGGCGGTGGCCCAGCGGGCCGACGACCCGCTGCTGGCCGGCATCGCCACCACCCGGGTGTGCAACGCGCTGGTCGCGATGGGCCGCGCCCGTCCGGCGCTGGAGCTGAACGTCACCATCGCCAACCGGCTCGCACCCGGTGGCGGCAACGACGCCACAGCGGCCCGGCTCTCCGTCTACGGGATGCTGCTGCTCCAGGGCGCGATGGCCGCCTCCCGGATCGGTGACTCGGCGACCGTCGACGACCTCATCAACGGCGCCGAGGAGGCGGCCACGCTGCTCGGCGGCGACCACAACCACTACTGGACCTCGTTCGGCCCGACCAACGTGGAGCTGCACCGGGCCGCGGCCGCGGTCGAGCTGGGCGACGGGGGGCGGGCGGTGGAGGTGCACCAGCTGCGCATCGTGGAGCCCTCCTTCAACGCGTTGCTGCCCGAGCGCCGGGCGCACCACCTGCTCGACATCGCCCGCGGTTTCGCTCAGGTCGGCGACGTGGCGAACGCCGGCGAGATGCTGCTGCGCGGCGACCGGCTCGCCCCGTCGGAGATCCGCTGCCGGCCGATCGCGCACGAGGTGATGTCGGACATCCTGCGTCGCACACGTGGTGCGCCGCCTTCTCCGGTAGCGGAGTTGGCTGAGCACATGGGAGTAGGGGTATGA
- a CDS encoding DUF3311 domain-containing protein, with protein MAAPEPEAPTTAPSRAKDHSPWNWLLFIPIVVPLIPAFFNGDSPRIFGFPRYYWLQLAWILLGVATTTLVYQMTKKRGER; from the coding sequence ATGGCTGCACCGGAACCGGAGGCGCCCACCACGGCGCCGTCCAGGGCGAAGGACCACAGCCCCTGGAACTGGTTGCTCTTCATCCCCATCGTGGTGCCGCTGATCCCGGCCTTCTTCAACGGCGACTCTCCCCGAATCTTCGGGTTCCCGCGTTACTACTGGCTGCAACTCGCCTGGATCCTGCTCGGCGTGGCCACCACGACGCTGGTCTACCAGATGACGAAGAAGCGGGGTGAGCGCTGA
- a CDS encoding bifunctional DNA primase/polymerase, whose translation MLGNVGPRVAELSPLERVRLRRVAVRYAAHGWEVTPGACLARSRFVCGRAGCPTVGCHPALENWELAASADPARVATWWRSRPHGVLLPTGRAFDVLEVPAHLGRRVLDAVQIHPAGTGVRGPVLVTPTGRWMFLVRPGDALRPELEHCFHVVRHGPGSWIPAPPTRLPEGTVRWAVAPEQARWQLPDSYLVQNTLIEALRATGVTLTPDLLPGHLPLPRRGM comes from the coding sequence ATGTTGGGGAACGTCGGACCGCGCGTCGCCGAACTGTCGCCGTTGGAACGGGTCCGGCTGCGCCGGGTCGCCGTGCGGTACGCCGCGCACGGGTGGGAGGTGACCCCGGGGGCGTGCCTGGCCCGCAGCCGGTTCGTCTGCGGCCGGGCCGGCTGCCCCACCGTGGGCTGCCACCCGGCACTGGAGAACTGGGAGCTGGCGGCCAGCGCCGACCCGGCCCGGGTGGCCACCTGGTGGCGGAGCCGCCCGCACGGCGTGCTGCTGCCCACCGGTCGGGCCTTCGACGTGCTGGAGGTGCCGGCCCACCTCGGCCGGCGCGTGCTCGACGCGGTGCAGATCCACCCGGCCGGCACCGGCGTACGCGGGCCGGTGCTGGTCACCCCCACCGGACGCTGGATGTTCCTCGTCCGCCCCGGTGATGCGCTCCGGCCGGAGCTGGAGCACTGCTTCCACGTGGTCCGGCACGGGCCGGGCTCGTGGATCCCGGCGCCGCCCACCCGGCTGCCGGAGGGGACGGTCCGTTGGGCGGTCGCCCCGGAGCAGGCCCGCTGGCAGCTCCCGGATTCCTACCTGGTGCAGAACACGTTGATCGAGGCGCTGCGCGCCACCGGTGTGACACTCACCCCCGACCTGCTCCCCGGTCACCTGCCGCTGCCCCGGCGGGGCATGTGA
- a CDS encoding Nif3-like dinuclear metal center hexameric protein translates to MVAELERRYPPVWAEEWDRVGLVLGEPTAPVHRVLCVVDVVPETVAEALAAGVDMIVAHHPLLLRGVSSVAPTTFKGRIVHQLIRAGVALYVAHTNADVASPGVSDALAARFGLTGLRPLHRPAPGSPAYGDERGIGRIGELQRPMTLAELTRHAAAVLPVTSWGVRAAGDPGRMVRTLAVSGGSGDSFLGAATAAGVDAFLTADLRHHPAGEHLAADGPALIDAAHWATERPWLDDLAALLREAPGVETLVSDLDTDPWTVHAAAPVVDDKEPDREG, encoded by the coding sequence GTGGTGGCCGAGCTGGAACGGCGCTACCCGCCGGTCTGGGCGGAGGAGTGGGACCGGGTGGGGCTGGTGCTCGGCGAGCCGACCGCCCCGGTCCACCGGGTGCTCTGCGTGGTCGACGTGGTGCCCGAGACGGTCGCCGAGGCGCTGGCCGCCGGCGTCGACATGATCGTCGCGCACCACCCGCTGCTGCTGCGGGGGGTCTCCTCGGTCGCTCCGACGACGTTCAAAGGGCGGATCGTCCATCAGCTGATCCGGGCCGGGGTGGCGCTCTACGTGGCGCACACCAACGCCGACGTGGCCTCCCCGGGTGTCTCCGATGCCCTCGCTGCCCGGTTCGGGCTGACCGGGCTGCGCCCGCTGCACCGGCCCGCGCCCGGGTCGCCCGCGTACGGCGACGAGCGGGGTATCGGCCGGATCGGCGAACTGCAGCGCCCGATGACCCTCGCCGAGCTGACCCGGCACGCCGCCGCGGTGCTCCCCGTCACGTCGTGGGGAGTTCGCGCCGCGGGGGATCCCGGGCGTATGGTTCGTACCCTCGCCGTCAGCGGCGGGTCGGGGGACAGCTTCCTCGGCGCCGCGACCGCCGCCGGAGTGGACGCGTTCCTCACCGCCGACCTGCGGCACCACCCGGCCGGCGAGCACCTCGCCGCCGATGGTCCCGCCCTGATCGACGCCGCCCACTGGGCGACTGAACGACCGTGGCTGGATGACCTGGCCGCCCTCCTGCGGGAGGCGCCGGGCGTCGAGACGCTGGTGTCCGACCTGGACACCGACCCGTGGACCGTACACGCCGCCGCACCCGTTGTGGACGACAAGGAGCCCGACCGTGAAGGCTGA
- a CDS encoding MarR family winged helix-turn-helix transcriptional regulator: MSDDPYRDAEAETDEVTLGRIETEVALLMRFGEATRRATGTAEHRVLDRAAYVILRHLDTAGPQNVSALAARLNLDGSTVTRQVSALQRDGLITRTPDPSDGRGTVISPTATGLQRMAAVRAARTRLYGDMLGDWPAEDRETLAVLLRRLNEALESRNRPR; encoded by the coding sequence ATGAGCGATGACCCCTACCGGGACGCCGAAGCCGAGACCGACGAGGTCACCCTGGGCCGGATCGAGACCGAGGTGGCCCTGCTGATGCGCTTCGGCGAGGCGACCCGGCGGGCCACCGGCACCGCCGAGCACCGGGTGCTCGACCGGGCGGCGTACGTGATCCTGCGTCACCTGGACACCGCCGGCCCGCAGAACGTCTCCGCGCTCGCCGCCCGACTCAACCTGGACGGCTCGACCGTCACCCGGCAGGTGTCCGCGCTCCAGCGCGACGGCCTGATCACCCGTACCCCGGACCCGTCCGACGGCCGGGGCACCGTCATCTCCCCCACCGCCACCGGGTTGCAGCGGATGGCCGCGGTGCGGGCCGCGCGGACCCGGCTCTACGGCGACATGCTCGGCGATTGGCCCGCCGAGGACCGGGAAACCCTCGCTGTGCTGCTGCGCCGCCTCAACGAGGCCCTGGAATCGCGCAACCGCCCCCGCTGA
- a CDS encoding ferredoxin reductase family protein yields MTRSHTHAAGRRTGTTSWHGGRSAAPVPPQTPARRGPGGRRLLAALLLVGLLASVLPWWLGTPAGSLRTTAATLTAAGRITGLVAGYLLLVQVLMMSRLPVLERWIGGEQLARWHRDIGATLLVAVLAHLSLILVGYADLRNQSIVAEVGTLLGDYEDMVSAFVAAGIMVLVGFSSMRAIRRALPYELWHLLHLSSYLVLLLGYAHQFTHGAQLYKPGPVRTGWIGLYLLVVAALLWGRVITPLAFNLRYRLRVADVVAESPDTISIYLTGERLDRLAMLGGQYFRWRFLTRGCWWQSHPFSVSAAANGRWLRLTVKVVGAHTADLRDLDPGTRVWAEGPSGTFTAAHRVRDRALLIAGGSGITPIRAMLEELPPGAALIYRARTPADVLLSRELDWLAQARGTSIWYVIGSRDDPGPRELMSPDGLRQLVPDVARRDVYLCGPPGLVEQSVRALRRAGVPRRQIHLATFEL; encoded by the coding sequence GTGACGCGTTCGCACACCCACGCCGCCGGCCGCCGCACCGGGACCACGTCCTGGCACGGCGGCCGGTCGGCTGCGCCGGTACCCCCGCAGACCCCGGCCCGGCGCGGCCCCGGCGGCCGGCGGTTGCTGGCCGCGCTGCTCCTGGTCGGCCTGCTCGCCAGCGTGCTGCCGTGGTGGCTGGGGACCCCCGCCGGCTCGCTGCGGACCACAGCGGCGACCCTGACGGCCGCCGGCCGGATCACCGGCCTGGTCGCCGGCTACCTGCTGCTGGTGCAGGTGCTGATGATGAGCCGGCTGCCGGTGCTGGAGCGGTGGATCGGCGGCGAGCAGTTGGCCCGCTGGCACCGCGACATCGGCGCCACCCTGCTGGTGGCCGTGCTGGCGCACCTGTCGCTGATCCTGGTCGGCTACGCGGACCTGCGTAACCAGTCGATCGTCGCCGAGGTCGGCACGCTGCTCGGTGACTACGAGGACATGGTCTCCGCGTTCGTCGCCGCCGGCATCATGGTGCTCGTCGGGTTCAGCAGCATGCGGGCGATCCGGCGGGCACTGCCCTACGAGCTGTGGCACCTGCTGCACCTGTCCAGCTATCTGGTGCTGCTGCTCGGCTACGCACACCAGTTCACCCACGGCGCGCAGCTCTACAAGCCCGGGCCGGTACGCACCGGCTGGATCGGGCTCTACCTGCTGGTGGTCGCCGCCCTGCTGTGGGGCCGGGTGATCACGCCGCTGGCGTTCAACCTGCGGTACCGGCTGCGGGTCGCCGACGTGGTCGCGGAGAGCCCCGACACGATCTCCATCTACCTCACAGGTGAGCGGCTGGACCGGCTGGCGATGCTCGGCGGGCAGTACTTCCGCTGGCGCTTCCTCACCCGGGGCTGCTGGTGGCAGTCGCACCCGTTCTCCGTCTCCGCCGCGGCCAACGGGCGCTGGCTGCGGCTCACCGTCAAGGTGGTCGGCGCGCACACGGCCGACCTGCGCGACCTGGACCCGGGCACCCGGGTCTGGGCGGAGGGCCCGTCGGGCACCTTCACCGCCGCGCACCGGGTCCGCGACCGGGCACTGCTGATCGCCGGCGGCAGCGGCATCACGCCGATCCGGGCCATGCTGGAGGAGTTGCCGCCGGGCGCGGCGCTGATCTACCGGGCCCGTACCCCGGCCGACGTGCTCCTGAGCCGGGAGCTGGACTGGCTGGCCCAGGCCCGGGGGACCTCGATCTGGTACGTCATCGGCTCCCGCGACGACCCCGGCCCCCGCGAGCTGATGAGCCCGGACGGGCTGCGCCAACTGGTGCCCGACGTGGCCCGGCGCGACGTGTACCTGTGCGGGCCGCCCGGGCTCGTCGAACAGTCGGTGCGCGCGCTGCGCCGGGCCGGCGTGCCCCGCCGCCAGATCCACCTGGCCACCTTCGAGTTGTAG
- a CDS encoding FMN-binding protein translates to MRRAFLAITGLAASTTALVVLKGSPGTTPVAQDLPAAQPVNPTPQGVDPSAAPAGAAPKPSVTADAPTSPKPSRSTARPSSTRTTAKAPSAQRTTKAPQPSTRRVTGPGVDNEYGYVQVQIVISGNRIVEAISLSLPSGGESDIHSGDVRDRYNGTGGEVVRKQSANLDTVSGATETSNSYKQSLRGAIEQAF, encoded by the coding sequence ATGCGTCGCGCGTTCCTCGCGATCACCGGTCTGGCCGCCAGCACCACCGCGCTGGTGGTTCTCAAGGGCTCGCCGGGCACCACCCCGGTCGCCCAGGACCTGCCGGCCGCCCAGCCGGTCAACCCCACCCCGCAGGGCGTCGACCCGAGCGCCGCTCCGGCTGGCGCCGCCCCGAAGCCGTCGGTGACCGCCGACGCCCCCACGTCGCCCAAGCCGAGCAGGAGTACCGCCCGCCCGTCGAGCACCCGCACCACCGCGAAGGCCCCCTCCGCACAGCGGACCACCAAGGCGCCGCAGCCGAGCACCCGCCGGGTCACCGGGCCGGGCGTGGACAACGAGTACGGGTACGTGCAGGTGCAGATCGTGATCTCCGGCAACCGGATCGTCGAGGCCATCTCGCTGTCCCTGCCCAGCGGGGGAGAGTCCGACATCCACAGCGGCGATGTCCGGGACAGGTACAACGGCACAGGCGGCGAGGTGGTGCGGAAGCAGAGCGCCAACCTCGACACCGTCTCCGGCGCCACCGAGACCAGCAACTCCTACAAGCAGTCGCTGCGGGGCGCGATCGAGCAGGCGTTCTGA
- the mctP gene encoding monocarboxylate uptake permease MctP codes for MWRDHLTEIIVFSLLFLLVSGMGFVAARWRAPKDMAHLDEWGLGGRSFGGWITWFLVGGDLYTAYTFVAVPALMFGAGAAGFFAVPYTIVIYPLVFLVLVRLWSVSHRHGFVTPADFVRNRFDSPVLALLIAITGIVATMPYIALQLVGIEAVLKTMGVTGDNALARHLPIIIAFAILAAYTYQSGLRAPALIAFVKDTLIYIVILVAIVYLPYKLGGWGDIFAAADAKFDASPNPNDGILLNGNNQLQYITLAFGSALALFLYPHSITGVLASRNRDVIKRNMSALPAYSLLLGLIALLGYMAIAAGVKPLPGASEGSVDNNTIVPLLFDQQFPDWFAGVAYAAIGIGALVPAAIMSIAAANLFTRNVYKEYLKRDASPAQEANVSKITSLVVKVGAVACIVFLDPQFSIDLQLIGGVIILQTLPAVALGLYTRWFHRTGLIVGWVAGMGLGMWMLYQVASPTRKHFGGSAFPLSEFGFDTTKTIYVGIVAVLVNLAVAALVTLALRAAKVAEGVDGTTPDDYFADEGDPRVTPGTERDADSAREPVA; via the coding sequence ATGTGGAGGGACCATCTCACCGAGATCATCGTCTTCTCCCTGCTCTTCCTGCTGGTCAGCGGGATGGGCTTCGTGGCCGCCCGCTGGCGTGCCCCGAAGGACATGGCCCACCTCGACGAGTGGGGGCTGGGCGGGCGCAGCTTCGGCGGCTGGATCACCTGGTTCCTGGTCGGCGGTGACCTCTACACCGCGTACACCTTCGTGGCGGTGCCGGCGCTGATGTTCGGGGCCGGCGCGGCCGGGTTCTTCGCCGTGCCGTACACCATCGTGATCTACCCGCTGGTCTTCCTGGTGCTGGTCCGGCTCTGGTCGGTGTCACACCGGCACGGGTTCGTCACGCCGGCCGACTTCGTCCGCAACCGGTTCGACTCGCCGGTGCTGGCGCTGTTGATCGCGATCACCGGCATCGTGGCCACCATGCCGTACATCGCGTTGCAGTTGGTCGGCATCGAGGCGGTCCTCAAGACGATGGGGGTGACCGGCGACAACGCACTGGCCCGGCACCTGCCGATCATCATCGCGTTCGCCATCCTGGCGGCCTACACCTACCAGTCGGGGCTGCGCGCGCCGGCGCTGATCGCGTTCGTCAAGGACACGCTGATCTACATCGTGATCCTGGTGGCGATCGTCTACCTGCCGTACAAGCTGGGCGGCTGGGGCGACATCTTCGCCGCCGCGGACGCGAAGTTCGACGCCTCACCCAACCCGAACGACGGGATCCTGCTCAACGGCAACAACCAGCTCCAGTACATCACGCTGGCGTTCGGCTCGGCGCTGGCGCTCTTCCTCTACCCGCACAGCATCACCGGCGTGCTGGCCAGCAGGAACCGTGACGTGATCAAGCGGAACATGTCGGCGCTGCCGGCGTACAGCCTGCTGCTCGGGCTGATCGCGCTGCTCGGCTACATGGCCATCGCGGCCGGCGTGAAGCCGCTGCCGGGTGCGTCGGAAGGCAGCGTGGACAACAACACCATCGTCCCGCTGCTCTTCGACCAGCAGTTCCCGGACTGGTTCGCGGGCGTGGCGTACGCGGCGATCGGCATCGGCGCGCTGGTGCCGGCGGCGATCATGTCGATCGCGGCGGCGAACCTGTTCACCCGCAACGTCTACAAGGAGTACCTGAAGCGGGACGCCAGCCCGGCGCAGGAGGCGAACGTTTCGAAGATCACCTCGCTGGTGGTGAAGGTCGGCGCGGTGGCCTGCATCGTCTTCCTGGACCCGCAGTTCTCCATCGATCTCCAGCTGATCGGCGGCGTGATCATCCTGCAGACGCTGCCGGCGGTGGCGCTGGGTCTCTACACCCGCTGGTTCCACCGCACCGGGCTCATCGTCGGCTGGGTTGCCGGCATGGGCCTGGGCATGTGGATGCTCTACCAGGTGGCGAGCCCCACCCGGAAGCACTTCGGTGGCTCGGCGTTCCCGCTGTCGGAGTTCGGGTTCGACACCACCAAGACGATCTACGTGGGCATCGTGGCGGTGCTGGTGAACCTGGCGGTCGCGGCGCTGGTAACGCTGGCCCTGCGCGCCGCCAAGGTGGCCGAGGGGGTCGACGGCACCACGCCGGACGACTACTTCGCCGACGAGGGCGACCCCCGGGTCACCCCCGGCACCGAGCGCGACGCCGACTCCGCCCGGGAGCCGGTCGCCTAA
- a CDS encoding bifunctional RNase H/acid phosphatase: protein MAPRVVVVEADGGSRGNPGPAGYGAVVRDPETGEVLAERSESIGTATNNVAEYQGLIAGLAAAAEVGAAEVDVRMDSKLVVEQMCGRWQIKHPGLRPLAAQAAGLVGRFAAVRFAWIPREQNRHADALANAAMDAAAGRPATTTAVATPTPSAAVPSAATGSDPATAPASWEPRPSFTATRLILVRHGETPYTEQRRYSGRGDVPLSERGRAQVRATATRVAALAPSVAAVLSSPLSRCTQTAAAIAGALGDVPVRTEDDLIECDFGDWEGRTFAEVRAQWPGEMDAWLASPRIAPPGGESFTHVAERCHRVIAGLLTAYPGETVVVVSHVSPIKLVLRDALAASDGFLHRLFLDAAGISVLDMWPDGGVAVRTVNDTAHLSAG, encoded by the coding sequence GTGGCGCCGCGCGTGGTCGTCGTCGAGGCCGACGGCGGGTCCCGGGGCAACCCGGGCCCGGCCGGCTACGGCGCGGTGGTGCGCGACCCGGAGACCGGCGAGGTGCTCGCCGAGCGTTCCGAGTCGATCGGTACGGCGACCAACAACGTCGCCGAGTACCAGGGGCTGATCGCCGGGCTGGCGGCCGCCGCCGAGGTGGGCGCCGCCGAGGTGGACGTCCGGATGGACTCCAAGCTGGTGGTCGAGCAGATGTGCGGCCGGTGGCAGATCAAGCACCCCGGCCTGCGACCGCTCGCCGCCCAGGCGGCCGGCCTGGTGGGCCGGTTCGCGGCGGTCCGGTTCGCCTGGATCCCCCGCGAGCAGAACCGGCACGCCGACGCGCTGGCCAACGCCGCGATGGACGCCGCCGCCGGGCGGCCCGCGACGACCACCGCTGTCGCCACGCCCACCCCCAGCGCCGCCGTCCCCAGCGCCGCCACCGGCAGCGACCCGGCGACCGCGCCGGCCTCCTGGGAGCCGCGACCCAGCTTCACCGCCACCCGACTGATCCTGGTCCGGCACGGCGAGACCCCGTACACCGAGCAGCGGCGCTACTCCGGCCGGGGCGACGTGCCGCTCTCCGAGCGCGGCCGGGCCCAGGTGCGGGCCACCGCGACCCGGGTTGCCGCGCTGGCCCCGTCCGTCGCGGCCGTGCTCAGCTCACCGCTGTCCCGGTGTACGCAGACCGCGGCGGCGATCGCCGGGGCGCTCGGCGACGTGCCGGTACGCACCGAGGACGACCTGATCGAGTGCGACTTCGGGGACTGGGAGGGGCGCACCTTCGCCGAGGTGCGCGCGCAGTGGCCGGGGGAGATGGACGCCTGGCTCGCCTCACCCCGGATCGCCCCGCCGGGCGGTGAGTCGTTCACCCACGTGGCCGAGCGCTGCCACCGGGTGATCGCCGGGCTGCTCACGGCGTACCCCGGGGAGACCGTGGTGGTCGTCTCGCACGTCTCGCCGATCAAGCTGGTGCTGCGGGACGCGCTCGCGGCCAGCGACGGCTTCCTGCACCGGCTCTTCCTGGACGCGGCCGGCATCTCGGTGCTCGACATGTGGCCCGACGGCGGCGTCGCTGTGCGCACGGTCAACGACACCGCCCACCTCTCCGCTGGCTGA